A single region of the Winslowiella toletana genome encodes:
- the rstA gene encoding two-component system response regulator RstA: MSKIVFVEDDQDVGELIAAYLGRHGIDVLVESRGDRAEAVIAANRPDLVMLDIMLPGKDGMTLCRDLRASWSGPIVLLTSLDSDMNHILSLEMGANDYILKTTPPAVLLARLRLHLRQSGGGNSNEEIAPALSGHKALRFGTLFIDPLNRQVALSDENIPLSTADFDLLWELATHAGQTLNRDALLKTLRGVSYDGLDRSIDVAISRLRKKLNDSATEPYRIKTIRNKGYLFAPHAWEINNA; this comes from the coding sequence ATGAGCAAAATAGTATTTGTTGAAGACGATCAGGACGTTGGCGAATTAATCGCCGCTTATCTCGGCCGCCATGGTATCGATGTCTTAGTCGAAAGTCGCGGCGATCGCGCAGAAGCGGTGATCGCCGCCAACCGGCCCGACCTGGTGATGCTGGATATCATGTTACCCGGTAAAGATGGCATGACGTTGTGCCGCGATCTCCGTGCCAGCTGGTCCGGCCCGATTGTACTGCTCACCTCACTCGACAGTGATATGAACCATATTCTGTCGCTGGAGATGGGCGCTAATGACTATATCCTGAAAACTACGCCGCCCGCAGTACTGCTGGCGCGCCTGCGACTTCATTTGCGGCAGTCAGGAGGCGGTAACAGCAATGAAGAGATTGCGCCGGCGCTGTCGGGCCATAAAGCACTGCGTTTCGGCACGCTGTTCATCGACCCGCTTAATCGCCAGGTTGCGCTGTCTGACGAAAATATTCCGCTATCCACTGCCGACTTCGATCTGCTGTGGGAGCTGGCAACCCACGCAGGGCAAACTCTCAATCGTGACGCGCTGCTGAAAACCCTGCGCGGCGTCAGCTATGATGGTCTTGACCGCAGTATCGATGTCGCCATCTCGCGGCTGCGGAAAAAATTAAATGACAGTGCTACCGAGCCTTACCGGATTAAAACTATCCGTAATAAGGGCTATCTGTTTGCTCCGCATGCCTGGGAAATTAACAACGCATGA
- the rstB gene encoding two-component system sensor histidine kinase RstB, whose translation MRKLFIQFYLLLFVCFLVMALLVGLVYKFTAERSGRQSMDDLMKSSLYLMGSELRGIPPRDWNKTINNLDLNLSFKMHIRPLNKIKLEPADMRRLRAGEIVTLDDEYSFLQHIPRSHYVLVVGPIPYLFFLHQMRLLDIALLAFIGLSLAFPVFIWMRPHWKDMLKLESAAQRFGQGHLDERIHFDSASSLIRLGVAFNQMADNINTLVASKKQLIDGIAHELRTPLVRLRYRLEMSDNLTDAESAALNRDIGQLEALIEELLTYARLDRPEVGLNLQKIDLAHWLQERLDDIRILHPDHLISLDTPERDNIAVADARLMERVLDNLVNNALRYADRQLRVGLWFDGNIACLQVEDDGPGIPLAERQRVFEPFVRLDPSRDRATGGCGLGLAIVHSIALALGGHVIIDSSPLGGASVRFCWPVDLPLPTTQAPD comes from the coding sequence ATGAGAAAGCTTTTTATCCAGTTCTACCTGCTGCTGTTTGTCTGCTTTCTGGTGATGGCGCTGCTGGTAGGCCTGGTGTACAAATTCACCGCAGAGCGCTCCGGCCGTCAGTCGATGGATGATCTGATGAAAAGCTCGCTGTATCTGATGGGCAGCGAGTTGCGCGGCATCCCGCCACGCGACTGGAATAAGACCATCAATAACCTCGACCTGAACCTCTCCTTTAAAATGCATATCCGCCCGCTTAATAAGATTAAGCTTGAGCCAGCGGACATGCGACGCTTGCGCGCCGGAGAGATCGTCACGCTGGATGATGAATATAGCTTTTTGCAGCATATCCCTCGCAGCCACTATGTACTGGTGGTCGGCCCGATTCCCTACCTGTTCTTTTTGCATCAGATGCGCCTGCTGGATATCGCACTGCTGGCTTTTATTGGCCTGTCGCTGGCGTTTCCGGTGTTTATCTGGATGCGACCGCACTGGAAAGATATGCTGAAACTGGAGTCAGCCGCTCAGCGTTTTGGCCAGGGACATCTGGATGAGCGTATCCATTTTGACAGCGCGTCCAGTCTGATACGCCTTGGCGTTGCCTTTAATCAGATGGCAGATAACATCAATACGCTGGTTGCCAGCAAAAAACAGCTCATTGACGGCATTGCTCACGAGCTGCGTACGCCGCTGGTGCGCCTGCGCTACCGGCTGGAGATGAGTGATAACCTGACGGACGCTGAATCTGCTGCGCTGAACCGCGATATCGGCCAGCTGGAAGCACTGATTGAAGAGCTGCTGACCTACGCACGGCTCGATCGCCCTGAAGTTGGCCTTAATTTGCAGAAAATCGACCTGGCCCACTGGTTGCAGGAAAGGCTGGACGATATCCGCATCCTCCATCCTGATCATCTTATCAGCCTGGATACGCCAGAACGCGACAATATCGCCGTTGCTGATGCAAGGCTGATGGAACGGGTGCTGGATAATCTGGTGAATAATGCGCTGCGCTATGCCGATCGGCAGCTGCGGGTCGGGCTATGGTTTGATGGCAATATTGCCTGTTTACAGGTCGAGGATGATGGCCCCGGCATTCCGCTTGCCGAACGTCAGCGCGTGTTTGAGCCTTTCGTCCGTCTCGATCCCAGCCGCGATCGCGCGACCGGCGGTTGCGGTTTAGGACTGGCAATTGTGCATTCAATTGCGCTGGCGCTCGGCGGCCATGTCATTATTGACAGCAGCCCGCTTGGCGGTGCCAGCGTTCGCTTTTGCTGGCCGGTTGATTTACCCTTGCCGACAACCCAGGCGCCTGATTGA
- a CDS encoding carboxypeptidase M32 — translation MTSAYQHLTKTFQRLSRFGHLSAIAGWDMQTMMPAGGSRARGEALAELSVLQHEILTAKPIAGWLDQAEQESLNDVERANLFEMRRAWQQAALLPASLVEAKSIAGSRCEHAWRQQRPANDWQGFASNLKEVVRLSREEAEIRAQANGCSRYDALLDVFEPGMTSAKLDSTFGDLKQWLPQLLQRIVDKQAQEKVERPVGPFAIESQRQLGLSVMQQLGFDFNAGRLDVSAHPFCGGVPEDVRITTRYNETEFLSAMMGVIHETGHARYEQNLPKQWLDQPVAHARSTAIHESQSLFFEMQLARSAEFLQLILPQVAIHMGDQSALQADNFVRLNQRVKAGFIRVDADEVSYPAHVILRYEIERALISGDIEVDDIPAIWQEKMQAYLGIDTSGNYRDGCMQDIHWTDGAFGYFPTYTLGAMYAAQLFQALKRALPQVETQIREGDLQPIFDWLQQNIWQHGSRFSTRQLMSNATGEDLNPAYFRQHLENRYLNN, via the coding sequence GTGACATCTGCATATCAACATCTGACAAAAACATTCCAGCGCCTGTCGCGTTTCGGCCATCTCTCCGCCATTGCCGGCTGGGATATGCAAACCATGATGCCAGCAGGCGGCAGCCGCGCGCGTGGCGAAGCACTGGCCGAGCTGAGCGTATTGCAGCATGAAATCTTAACCGCTAAACCCATCGCTGGCTGGCTGGATCAGGCGGAGCAGGAATCGCTGAATGACGTTGAGCGCGCAAACCTGTTTGAAATGCGCCGCGCCTGGCAACAGGCCGCCCTGCTGCCGGCGTCGCTGGTCGAGGCTAAGTCGATTGCCGGTTCACGCTGCGAGCACGCCTGGCGTCAGCAGCGTCCGGCAAATGACTGGCAGGGTTTCGCCAGCAACTTAAAAGAAGTGGTCAGACTGAGCCGCGAAGAGGCAGAAATTCGCGCCCAGGCGAACGGCTGCTCGCGTTATGATGCGCTGCTCGATGTGTTTGAACCGGGTATGACCAGCGCTAAGCTGGACAGCACCTTTGGCGATCTGAAACAGTGGCTGCCGCAGCTGCTGCAACGCATTGTCGACAAGCAGGCGCAGGAGAAAGTTGAGCGTCCGGTCGGGCCTTTTGCGATTGAGTCTCAGCGTCAGCTCGGCCTCAGCGTAATGCAGCAGCTTGGTTTCGATTTTAATGCCGGTCGTCTCGACGTCAGTGCGCATCCGTTCTGCGGCGGCGTGCCGGAAGATGTGCGCATCACCACCCGTTACAATGAAACTGAGTTTCTCAGCGCCATGATGGGGGTGATCCACGAAACCGGCCATGCGCGTTATGAGCAAAATTTGCCAAAGCAGTGGCTCGACCAGCCGGTAGCCCATGCACGCTCCACCGCCATTCACGAATCACAAAGCCTGTTCTTCGAGATGCAGCTGGCACGCAGCGCTGAATTCCTGCAGCTGATTCTGCCGCAGGTCGCTATACATATGGGCGATCAGAGTGCATTGCAGGCGGATAATTTTGTGCGCCTTAATCAGCGTGTCAAAGCAGGGTTTATCCGCGTGGATGCTGATGAGGTCAGCTATCCGGCCCACGTCATTCTGCGCTATGAGATTGAACGTGCACTGATTAGTGGCGATATTGAAGTCGATGATATTCCGGCCATCTGGCAGGAAAAAATGCAGGCTTACCTCGGTATTGATACCAGTGGAAATTATCGTGATGGCTGTATGCAGGATATTCACTGGACCGACGGTGCTTTCGGTTACTTCCCGACTTACACGCTTGGCGCCATGTATGCCGCGCAGCTATTCCAGGCGCTGAAGCGCGCGCTGCCGCAGGTTGAAACACAGATTCGTGAAGGCGACTTGCAGCCCATTTTTGACTGGTTACAGCAGAATATCTGGCAGCACGGCAGCCGTTTCAGCACCCGCCAGCTGATGTCTAACGCCACCGGAGAAGATCTTAATCCGGCCTATTTCCGTCAGCATCTGGAAAATCGCTATCTGAATAACTGA
- a CDS encoding amino acid permease has product MDKKLGLTALTALVLSSMLGAGVFSLPQNMAAVASPAALLIGWLITGTGIIFLALAMLLLTRLKPELDGGIFTYARAGFGDLVGFCSAWGYWLCAVIANVSYLVIVFSALSFFTDSPDRVVFGDGNTWQAVLGASILLWLVHWLVLRGVQTAASINLVATLGKLLPLGLFVLLAIAAFNFDRFKFDFTGVALGKPVWEQVKQTMLITLWVFIGVEGAVVVSARARNKKDVGRATLLAVIAALCVYLLVTLLSLGVVPRAELAEMRNPSMAGLMTRLIGSWGDVVIAVGLIVSVCGAYLSWTIMAAEVPFIAAQQGAFPRSLSKQNARSAPSASLWLTNGSVQLCLILIWLTQSDYNTLLTIASEMILVPYFLVGAYLYQVARKLNKPGITLVALGACIYGLWLLYASGPLHLMLSVVLYAPGLLLFLFARRGGRAAQGLSRVECSAIVVLMVAALPAMWMLVK; this is encoded by the coding sequence TTGGATAAAAAATTAGGTCTAACCGCCCTCACCGCTCTGGTGCTTAGCTCCATGCTGGGTGCTGGCGTTTTTAGTCTGCCGCAAAATATGGCGGCGGTTGCCAGCCCGGCGGCGCTGCTGATTGGCTGGCTGATTACCGGCACCGGGATTATTTTTCTCGCGTTGGCGATGCTATTACTGACGCGTCTGAAACCGGAACTGGACGGCGGAATCTTCACCTACGCGCGCGCCGGATTTGGCGATCTGGTCGGCTTCTGCTCCGCCTGGGGCTACTGGCTGTGTGCGGTGATTGCCAACGTCTCATATCTGGTGATTGTCTTCTCAGCCCTGAGTTTCTTCACCGATTCGCCGGATCGGGTGGTGTTTGGCGACGGCAATACCTGGCAGGCGGTTTTGGGCGCTTCCATTCTGCTGTGGCTGGTGCACTGGCTGGTACTGCGTGGCGTACAGACTGCCGCCAGCATTAATCTGGTTGCCACCTTGGGTAAGCTACTGCCGCTCGGCCTGTTTGTGTTACTGGCAATTGCGGCGTTTAACTTCGACCGCTTTAAATTTGATTTCACCGGCGTGGCGCTGGGTAAACCGGTCTGGGAGCAGGTAAAACAGACGATGCTAATCACCCTGTGGGTGTTTATTGGCGTCGAAGGCGCGGTGGTGGTTTCTGCCCGTGCGCGAAATAAAAAAGATGTCGGCCGCGCCACGCTGCTGGCAGTGATTGCCGCGCTGTGCGTCTATCTGCTGGTGACGCTGCTGTCGCTGGGTGTTGTGCCCCGCGCTGAGCTGGCAGAAATGCGCAATCCTTCAATGGCGGGTCTTATGACGCGTCTAATCGGTTCGTGGGGCGATGTGGTGATCGCCGTCGGTCTGATTGTATCGGTGTGCGGCGCTTACCTCAGCTGGACCATTATGGCGGCTGAAGTGCCGTTTATTGCCGCGCAACAGGGGGCTTTTCCGCGTTCGCTCAGTAAGCAGAATGCACGCAGTGCGCCATCGGCTTCGCTATGGCTGACCAACGGCAGCGTCCAGCTGTGTCTGATTCTGATCTGGCTGACGCAATCCGATTACAACACCCTGCTGACTATCGCTTCTGAAATGATCCTCGTCCCCTATTTCCTGGTAGGCGCCTATCTGTATCAGGTGGCGCGCAAGCTGAATAAACCGGGTATTACGCTGGTGGCGCTGGGTGCCTGCATTTATGGCTTATGGCTGCTGTACGCTTCTGGTCCGCTACACTTAATGTTGTCAGTGGTGTTGTATGCGCCAGGCCTGCTGCTGTTTTTGTTCGCCCGTCGCGGTGGACGCGCAGCGCAGGGTTTAAGCCGCGTGGAATGCAGTGCGATTGTTGTGCTGATGGTGGCGGCCTTACCGGCGATGTGGATGCTGGTAAAGTAA
- the asr gene encoding acid resistance repetitive basic protein Asr — MKKLVSLVVAAAMGLSSVAFAAETTAAPATMHTAAPAKATAHKTVHHKKEHKAAVQKAQAAKKHHKKATKPVAQKAQAAKKHHKKATKPVEQKAQAAHKHHKKAAKPVAQKAQAAKKHHKKVAKKTAAAPAA, encoded by the coding sequence ATGAAAAAATTAGTTTCTTTGGTTGTTGCTGCTGCTATGGGTCTGTCTTCCGTTGCTTTTGCTGCTGAAACGACTGCGGCTCCGGCTACCATGCATACCGCGGCACCAGCCAAAGCCACCGCGCATAAAACCGTGCATCATAAAAAAGAGCACAAAGCGGCAGTGCAGAAAGCACAAGCAGCAAAAAAGCACCATAAAAAAGCCACCAAACCTGTCGCACAGAAAGCGCAAGCAGCTAAAAAGCATCACAAGAAAGCCACTAAACCTGTAGAGCAAAAAGCACAGGCGGCACATAAGCATCATAAAAAAGCCGCAAAACCTGTCGCGCAGAAAGCGCAGGCTGCCAAAAAACATCACAAAAAAGTCGCTAAGAAAACCGCTGCTGCGCCTGCAGCATAA
- the ydgH gene encoding DUF1471 family protein YdgH yields the protein MKLKNTILATTLLSVTTLSAYAAEELSPEKAASLKPFDRISINGRFNAINDASAAISKRADEMGAASYYIQGISDNNGNGGNWRVTADLYHADAPAAANTTEYRVFNGVKELPKGEAFQLEPFDTVSVSGFYRSQPDVNDAISKAAKQKGAASFFIVRQVDANNGGNQYITAYVYKADAAKRQVQSPNLIPADSEAGKAALAAGGAAAKQVEIPGVASSETPSNQVGNFYQTQSSTGQRYTVKLSDGKSVQELNNITAAQMQPFDSVTFTGHFSTPTEVSHEVAKRAAAKGAKYYHVTRQWQNQSGGNLTVSADLFK from the coding sequence ATGAAGCTGAAGAACACCATTCTGGCGACGACCCTGTTGTCTGTCACGACACTATCCGCTTACGCGGCAGAGGAATTGTCGCCAGAAAAAGCGGCCTCGTTAAAGCCATTTGATCGAATCTCAATTAACGGCCGTTTTAATGCGATTAACGACGCCAGCGCAGCCATCTCCAAACGCGCCGACGAAATGGGCGCTGCCTCTTACTATATCCAGGGCATTAGTGATAATAACGGTAATGGCGGCAACTGGCGCGTTACTGCCGATCTTTATCACGCCGATGCGCCTGCTGCGGCAAATACCACCGAATACCGCGTATTCAACGGCGTGAAAGAGCTGCCAAAAGGCGAAGCTTTCCAGCTGGAACCTTTCGATACCGTTTCGGTTAGCGGTTTCTATCGCAGCCAGCCGGACGTCAATGACGCGATTTCCAAAGCAGCAAAACAAAAAGGTGCCGCATCATTCTTTATCGTCCGTCAGGTTGATGCCAATAATGGCGGTAATCAGTACATCACGGCGTATGTGTATAAAGCCGATGCGGCAAAACGCCAGGTGCAGAGCCCGAACCTGATCCCTGCCGACTCTGAGGCCGGTAAAGCCGCACTGGCTGCTGGCGGTGCCGCGGCGAAGCAGGTCGAAATTCCGGGCGTCGCTTCCTCCGAAACCCCAAGCAATCAGGTGGGTAATTTCTACCAGACGCAAAGCTCAACCGGTCAGCGTTACACCGTTAAACTGTCTGACGGCAAATCTGTTCAGGAGCTGAACAACATTACTGCCGCACAGATGCAGCCGTTTGACTCGGTAACCTTTACCGGACATTTCAGTACCCCAACTGAAGTTTCCCATGAAGTGGCCAAGCGTGCGGCGGCTAAAGGTGCCAAGTATTATCATGTAACCCGTCAGTGGCAGAACCAGAGTGGTGGTAACCTCACCGTTTCGGCAGATCTGTTCAAATAA
- a CDS encoding trypsin-like serine peptidase: MRITAVVLMGLLSLAFYSHADEDSLSEDDTQTLFFGKDDRQAVDDTASVPWEAIGQLETASGNLCSATLISSHLALTAGHCLLTPPGKLDKPVALRFIANDKGWRYEIHDIEARVDPALGKKLKADGDGWIVPSAAAPYDYGLIVLRNPPAGITPIPLFSGSRSELTAALKATGRKVTQAGYPEDHLETLYSHRDCLITGWAQRSVLSHQCDTLPGDSGSPLLLKVGDGWQLIAVQSSAPAAKDRYRADNRAIAVTAFRDQLEELAL, from the coding sequence ATGCGCATAACGGCCGTGGTATTAATGGGATTGCTGTCGCTGGCATTTTATTCCCATGCTGATGAAGATTCGCTCAGCGAAGACGACACTCAGACCCTGTTTTTTGGTAAAGACGATCGCCAAGCGGTGGACGATACCGCCAGCGTACCGTGGGAAGCTATCGGCCAACTGGAAACCGCCAGCGGTAACCTGTGCAGCGCTACCCTGATCTCTTCGCATCTGGCCCTGACCGCTGGCCACTGCCTGCTGACGCCACCCGGTAAACTGGATAAACCGGTAGCATTACGTTTTATCGCTAATGATAAAGGCTGGCGCTATGAGATTCACGATATCGAAGCGCGGGTTGATCCGGCGCTGGGTAAAAAACTTAAGGCAGATGGTGACGGCTGGATCGTTCCTTCCGCAGCAGCGCCTTATGATTATGGCCTGATTGTACTGCGTAACCCGCCGGCCGGCATTACGCCGATCCCCCTGTTTTCCGGTTCACGCAGTGAGCTGACCGCAGCCCTGAAAGCGACAGGACGTAAGGTGACACAGGCGGGTTATCCGGAAGATCATCTGGAAACACTCTATTCCCATCGCGACTGTCTGATCACTGGCTGGGCGCAGCGTTCAGTGTTATCGCATCAGTGCGATACGCTGCCGGGCGACAGCGGTTCGCCACTGCTGTTAAAAGTCGGTGATGGCTGGCAGTTAATTGCAGTGCAAAGCTCCGCTCCGGCGGCGAAAGACCGCTATCGCGCAGATAACCGCGCCATTGCGGTTACCGCGTTTCGCGATCAGCTGGAAGAGTTGGCGCTGTAA
- the pntA gene encoding Re/Si-specific NAD(P)(+) transhydrogenase subunit alpha — protein MLIGVPKERLPNEARVAATPKTVEQLLKLGFTVAVESGAGKLASFDDAAFEAAGASITDAVNVWQSDIVLKVNAPTDDEIALTREGSTLVSFIWPAQNPALLEKLAARKVTVMSMDAVPRISRAQSLDALSSMANIAGYRAIVEAAHEFGRFFTGQITAAGKVPPAKVMVIGAGVAGLAAIGAAGSLGAIVRAFDTRPEVKEQVQSMGAEFLELDFEEEAGSGDGYAKVMSEAFIKAEMELFAAQAQEVDIIVTTALIPGRPAPKLITREMVASMKPGSVIVDLAAQTGGNCELTVADTVTTTDNGVKIIGYTDLPSRLPTQSSQLYGTNLVNLLKLLCKEKNGEIAIDFDDVVVRGVTVIRDGEVTWPAPPIQVSAAPKAAQPEVKTAAKEPEKPASPLRKYLLIALAIVLFACLANVAPPEFLSHFTVFALSCVVGYYVVWNVSHALHTPLMSVTNAISGIIVVGAVLQIGHGGWVTFFSFVAVLIASINIFGGFTVTQRMLKMFRKN, from the coding sequence ATGTTAATTGGAGTACCGAAAGAGCGGCTGCCCAATGAAGCGCGAGTCGCTGCCACGCCGAAAACCGTCGAGCAGCTGTTAAAACTCGGCTTTACGGTGGCGGTCGAAAGCGGCGCGGGTAAGCTGGCCAGCTTTGATGATGCGGCTTTTGAGGCCGCAGGTGCCAGCATTACCGATGCGGTAAATGTCTGGCAGTCCGATATCGTGCTAAAAGTGAATGCGCCAACCGATGACGAAATTGCGCTGACGCGAGAAGGCAGCACGCTGGTGAGCTTTATCTGGCCTGCGCAAAACCCGGCGCTGCTGGAAAAGCTGGCGGCGCGTAAGGTTACCGTGATGTCGATGGATGCCGTGCCGCGTATTTCACGCGCTCAGTCTCTTGATGCACTCAGCTCGATGGCGAATATTGCCGGTTACCGTGCAATTGTCGAAGCAGCCCATGAGTTTGGTCGTTTCTTTACCGGTCAGATCACTGCAGCAGGCAAAGTACCGCCGGCCAAAGTGATGGTGATCGGAGCGGGCGTTGCCGGGCTGGCGGCGATTGGTGCGGCAGGCAGCCTTGGCGCGATCGTTCGTGCCTTTGATACTCGCCCGGAAGTGAAGGAGCAGGTGCAGAGTATGGGCGCCGAGTTCCTTGAACTGGACTTTGAAGAGGAAGCCGGCAGCGGCGATGGCTATGCCAAAGTGATGTCAGAAGCCTTTATTAAGGCCGAGATGGAACTGTTTGCCGCACAGGCGCAGGAAGTGGACATTATTGTCACCACCGCGCTGATTCCGGGACGTCCGGCACCGAAATTGATCACCCGCGAAATGGTGGCCTCAATGAAACCGGGCAGTGTGATCGTCGATCTGGCAGCACAAACTGGCGGTAACTGTGAGCTGACGGTAGCGGATACCGTGACCACCACCGATAACGGTGTGAAGATTATCGGCTACACCGATTTGCCAAGTCGTCTGCCGACGCAGTCTTCGCAGCTGTACGGAACGAACCTCGTTAACCTGCTGAAACTGCTGTGCAAAGAGAAAAATGGCGAAATCGCCATTGATTTCGATGACGTGGTGGTGCGCGGCGTGACGGTGATTCGTGACGGCGAAGTCACCTGGCCTGCGCCACCGATTCAGGTTTCAGCCGCGCCAAAAGCCGCGCAGCCTGAAGTGAAAACGGCGGCGAAAGAGCCGGAAAAACCCGCCTCACCGCTGCGTAAGTATCTGCTGATTGCGCTGGCTATCGTGCTGTTTGCCTGCCTGGCAAATGTCGCACCGCCGGAGTTCCTGTCGCACTTTACCGTGTTCGCACTCTCTTGTGTGGTCGGCTATTACGTGGTGTGGAATGTCAGCCATGCGTTGCATACTCCGCTGATGTCGGTTACCAATGCGATTTCCGGGATTATCGTGGTCGGCGCGGTGTTGCAGATCGGTCACGGCGGCTGGGTGACGTTCTTCTCCTTTGTGGCGGTGCTGATTGCCAGCATCAATATTTTCGGTGGTTTCACCGTGACTCAGCGCATGCTGAAAATGTTCCGTAAGAACTGA